The following proteins are encoded in a genomic region of Rhizobium sp. ZPR4:
- a CDS encoding GntR family transcriptional regulator gives MDNETSLRNERKRGSGVKVVYDILRDEILDLELPPGSPIDEVQLSERFGMSRTPIREALVRLAGEGLIDTLPNRSTMVSQIDFLNMHSYFDALVLMYRVTTQLAAKYHRPEDLEGVRALQAEFADAVEAQDALAMISTNAALHLAIAEAGRNPYFTGLFSRLLNEGRRLLRLYYQSYNDRLPRGFVEEHDEIIAAVETRDTELAERLAREHAEQIVAQIQKLLMRGDRLDVRL, from the coding sequence ATGGATAATGAAACAAGCCTCCGAAACGAGCGCAAGCGCGGCTCCGGCGTGAAGGTGGTCTACGATATCTTGCGGGACGAGATTCTGGATCTGGAACTGCCACCGGGCAGCCCCATCGATGAGGTGCAGCTTTCCGAACGTTTCGGCATGTCGCGCACGCCTATCCGCGAAGCGTTGGTGCGGTTGGCGGGCGAAGGGCTGATCGACACGCTACCCAACCGCTCGACCATGGTCTCCCAGATCGACTTTCTCAACATGCACAGCTATTTCGATGCCCTGGTCCTGATGTACCGGGTGACAACGCAGCTTGCCGCGAAATATCACCGTCCGGAAGATCTCGAAGGTGTGCGCGCGCTTCAGGCTGAATTCGCCGATGCCGTCGAAGCGCAGGATGCGCTCGCCATGATCTCCACCAACGCCGCGCTGCATCTTGCGATCGCCGAGGCTGGCCGTAACCCTTATTTCACTGGCCTCTTCTCGCGATTGCTGAATGAGGGCCGGCGCCTCCTGCGCCTCTATTATCAATCCTACAACGATCGTCTGCCGCGCGGTTTCGTCGAGGAGCATGATGAAATCATTGCCGCCGTCGAGACGCGGGATACGGAACTTGCCGAGCGCCTCGCGCGCGAACATGCTGAACAGATTGTCGCCCAGATACAGAAATTGCTGATGCGCGGAGATCGCCTCGACGTCAGACTTTAA